From Salarias fasciatus chromosome 5, fSalaFa1.1, whole genome shotgun sequence, a single genomic window includes:
- the parp3 gene encoding protein mono-ADP-ribosyltransferase PARP3 codes for MPPKRRAATAAKAGGKKAKEEPPKAKDAFTSAKEALLAAGPQVKGKRKVDDFCNVSASAEVYEDYDCMLNQTNIGHNNNKFYVIQVIKDKNKFYSWNRWGRVGETGQSKLNPFDKADNAVKDFEKKFKDKTKNNWSDRDNFVSHSGKYTLIEVDGDQDAEVKIDVVDGTARLVKNFLPCTLDDATQNLITFIFSNDMFKEAMECMNLDIKKMPLGKLSKLQIAKGFEVLEEIEAAMNKKTARSHLEELSSKFFTTIPHNFGRNRPPTISDKETVEKKKEMLMVLADIELAQSLKSETEKSHEDQIETVPHQIDQDYNSLKCKLSLLDKKQQTFKIIEKYLNATAGSYRKPKILNVWEVDRETEGERFSENDELDNRRLLWHGTNVAVVAAILKSGLRIMPHSGGRVGRGIYFASENCKSAGYVRTCKSTGIMFLNEVALGREHTITIDNSGLKKAPAGFDSVVARGSVEPDPSKDIFITLDGKKVAVPQGKAIKQPQFADSNFCSSEYLIYKESQCRIRFLLELNM; via the exons ATGCCGCCCAAGAGAAGAGCAGCCACGGCCGCCAAGGCGGGGGGCAAGAAAGCGAAGGAGGAGCCCCCAAAGGCCAAAGATGCATTCACCTCTGCCAAGGAGGCCCTCCTGGCTGCAGGGCCACAAGTCAAAGGCAAGAGGAAAGTGGATGATTTCTGCAACGTCTCAGCCTCTGCAGAG GTTTACGAGGACTACGACTGCATGCTCAATCAGACAAACATCgggcacaacaacaacaagtttTATGTCATTCAAGTCATTAAAGATAAGAATAAGTTCTACTCCTGGAACAGATGGGGTAGAGTG GGAGAAACGGGACAAAGCAAACTTAACCCGTTTGATAAAGCTGACAACGCCGTCAAGGACTTTGAGAAAAAGTTCAAGGACAAGACAAAGAACAATTGGAGCGACAGAGACAATTTCGTGTCTCACTCTGGGAAGTACACCCTAATAGAGGTGGATGGGGACCAGGACGCCGAGGTCAAG ATCGACGTTGTGGATGGGACGGCCCGGCTTGTGAAAAACTTCCTACCGTGCACTCTTGATGACGCCACACAGAACCTGATCACTTTTATTTTCAGCAACGACATGTTTAAGGAGGCGATGGAATGCATGAACTTAG ATATCAAGAAGATGCCTTTGGGAAAGCTCAGTAAGCTGCAGATCGCAAAGGGCTTCGAAGTTTTGGAGGAGATCGAAGCGGCCATGAATAAAAAAACCGCAAGATCACATCTAGAAGAACTTTCATCCAAGTTCTTCACCACAATCCCCCACAACTTTGGCAGGAACAGACCACCGACCATTAGCGACAAGGAGactgtggagaagaaaaaagagatgCTCATG GTGCTGGCAGATATTGAGCTCGCCCAGAGTCTGAAATCAGAGACTGAAAAGTCCCACGAAGACCAGATCGAGACAGTTCCTCATCAGATCGACCAAGATTACAATTCTCTGAAATGCAAGCTCAGTCTGCTGGACAAGAAACAGCAGACATTTAAG aTCATAGAGAAATATCTGAATGCAACAGCAGGTTCATATCGCAAACCCAAAATTCTCAATGTCTGGGAGGTGGATCGAGAGACTGAG GGAGAGCGCTTCAGCGAGAACGACGAGCTGGACAACCGGCGTCTTCTGTGGCACGGCACAAACGTAGCAGTGGTGGCTGCTATTCTGAAGAGCGGGCTGAGGATTATGCCTCATTCAGGTGGCCGTGTTGGTCGCGGGATCTACTTTGCATCTGAAAACTGCAAATCTGCAGGCTACG TGAGAACCTGCAAATCTACTGGAATCATGTTTTTGAATGAAGTGGCTCTTGGGAGGGAGCATACCATCACCATCGACAACAGTGGTTTGAAAAAAGCCCCTGCAGGCTTCGACAGTGTGGTGGCGCGAGGCTCTGTGGAACCGG ATCCTTCAAAGGACATCTTCATCACCCTGGATGGAAAGAAGGTTGCTGTTCCTCAGGGTAAGGCCATCAAGCAGCCTCAGTTTGCAGACAGCAACTTCTGCAGCAGTGAATATCTCATCTACAAGGAAAGTCAGTGCCGCATTcgcttcctgctggagctgaatATGTAG
- the gpr61l gene encoding probable G-protein coupled receptor, whose product MADKTGLMIASVSNPSVPNLTTTPWQPDPTVPADVGVVTSSQSQIKDLFGLFCMVTLNLIALLANAGVMVAIARAPHLKRFAFVCHLCAVDLLCAILLMPLGIISSSPFFGTVVFTVLECQVYIFLNVFLICLSILTITAISVERYFYIVHPMRYEVKMTINLAVGVMVLIWVKSLVLSLVTLFGWPAYGHQSSIAAGHCSLHASHSRLRGVFAVLFSVVCFLAPAVVIFAVYCGVYKVARSAALQQVPAVQTWANANPAKDRSDSINSQTNMITTTRTLPQRLSPERAFSGGKAALTLVFIVGQFLVCWLPYFVFHLQMSLTGSMHSPGDLEEAVTWLAYSSFAVNPFFYGLLNRQIREELIKFRRCCLTQPAEIGASSHEGSFQENFLQFIQRTTSTAETRSSGPNSSPKNTLNRGIKIPGQVPEEQA is encoded by the coding sequence ATGGCTGACAAAACCGGTCTGATGATAGCGTCTGTGTCGAATCCTTCAGTTCCTAATCTCACCACCACACCATGGCAGCCGGACCCCACGGTTCCTGCAGATGTGGGTGTTGTCACAAGCTCCCAGTCACAGATCAAGGACCTGTTTGGCCTGTTCTGCATGGTGACCCTTAACCTCATTGCTTTGTTGGCCAACGCTGGCGTGATGGTGGCCATCGCTCGGGCGCCTCACCTGAAGAGATTTGCGTTTGTGTGCCACCTGTGCGCGGTGGACCTGCTGTGCGCCATCCTCCTCATGCCTCTGGGCATCATATCCAGCTCCCCTTTCTTTGGCACTGTGGTGTTCACTGTACTGGAGTGCCAGGTTTACATCTTTCTCAACGTCTTTCTCATCTGTCTGTCCATTCTCACCATCACAGCCATCAGTGTAGAGCGTTACTTCTACATTGTTCACCCGATGCGATACGAAGTCAAGATGACCATCAACCTTGCTGTTGGAGTCATGGTCCTGATCTGGGTCAAGTCCCTGGTCTTATCTTTGGTCACGCTGTTTGGGTGGCCGGCTTACGGACATCAGAGCTCCATTGCCGCGGGTCACTGTTCACTACATGCGAGCCACAGTCGTCTGAGAGGAGTGTTTGCCGTGCTCTTCAGCGTGGTTTGCTTCCTGGCTCCCGCCGTGGTTATCTTTGCGGTTTACTGTGGCGTGTACAAGGTGGCTcgctctgcagccctgcagcaaGTCCCAGCTGTGCAAACATGGGCAAACGCAAACCCTGCCAAGGACCGCTCGGACTCCATCAACAGCCAGACCAACATGATCACCACCACTCGCACTCTGCCTCAGAGGCTGTCTCCAGAGAGGGCGTTCAGCGGGGGCAAAGCCGCGCTCACTTTGGTTTTCATCGTGGGTCAGTTTTTAGTTTGTTGGTTGCCTTACTTCGTCTTCCACCTGCAAATGTCCCTGACCGGCTCCATGCACAGCCCCGGGGACTTGGAGGAGGCCGTCACTTGGCTGGCCTACTCGTCCTTTGCAGTTAATCCTTTTTTCTACGGGCTTCTGAACAGACAGATCAGGGAGGAGCTCATTAAGTTTCGTCGCTGCTGCCTAACCCAGCCTGCCGAGATCGGAGCGTCCAGCCACGAGGGCTCCTTTCAGGAAAACTTCCTCCAGTTCATCCAGAGAACTACCAGCACTGCTGAAACGCGCTCCAGTGGTCCCAACTCCAGTCCCAAAAACACGTTAAACCGGGGGATTAAGATTCCTGGACAAGTACCTGAAGAACAGGCTTGA